The DNA region TATGAAGTTTCGGTTCGTGATATTTCAAGCGTTGAATCGCTTTCAAAACAATTGTCCGTCTCGCTCGGCTTTCCTTATCATGTCACAACGATGTTTCGGTTGTATCGGAATTTGTTCTCGTGGATTGATTTGCAAAAGAAACTCTCGCCCATTCTTCTCGTTCTCATCATCGTTGTTGCAACCGTGAATATCTTAGGAATGTTACTGATGTTTGTTCTTGAAAAGATAAAGGCGATTGGGATTCTTTCAACGTTGGGAGCAACACGCACACATTTACAACGAATCTTTTTCTATCAGGGAATTTTCATTTCGTTGATTGGAATAGGACTTGGGAATATCCTTGGAGCGGCAATTTGTTTCCTTCAGCAGGAGTTCCGCGTTATTTCCTTGCCGTCAGATATTTATTTTATGACGACAGTTCCGATTGAATTCAAGGTTCAAAATTTTCTTCTTGTCTCCGGTGTTGCGTTAGTGTTGGCAATGATAACAACATTGCTTCCATCACGAGCGGCATCAAGAATTAATACTATTTCTGCAATTCGTTTCTGATGCAACCTGTCGAATTATTCTTAGCATCGAGATACTTGTTTGCAAAACGCTCAGTCAGATTTGTGAACATCATTACTATTATTTCGATAGGAGGAATAACTATCGGTGTTGCGGCGTTACTGATTGTCTTGTCAGTCTTTAACGGTTTCAGCGGAATAGTTACAAAGGTGTTAGTCGGGTTCGACCCGCATGTAAGAATCGAAAAATCAGGCGGATTTGATTCAACTCAGTATTCAAACATTGAACGGGCAGTTCATTCGCTTCCTCAGGTAATCGCAAGCGCTCCTGTTCTCTCCGGAAAGGCAATGATTATAACAAAGAACCGGAATGTTGTTGTCATTGTTCGTGGTGTTGATGAGCAAAAGGTTTCAACAGTTTCCGGTTTGAACTCAAGCATTATTGCAGGTGAACTGAAATTTAATCCTTCATCCGAAGTAGGAGGGATGGTAATTGGTCTAACGTTAGCAGAACAACTCGGATGTATGGTCGGTGAAGAAGTAACGGTAGTCAGTCCCGGTGATTTTGAAGCGATGTTTCAAACAATAGCAACTCCTGAATTCAAGTCATTTCGCATTACCGGTATCTTTCTCTCGAACAATAAAGAGTATGATGCAAATTATGCGTACGTTTCATTGCCATGGGCACAAAGTCTGTTTAATGTTGGTGGACAAATACATGCATTGGAAGCACGGCTTACAAACTTTGAAGATGCAGAATTTGTGAAGAATGAGTTATCAAAGAAACTCCCGAGTGATATTCAAATCTCTACCTGGCAGGACCTTCATCTGGATTTGTATTTTGTTATGATGTTGGAACGATGGGCTGGTTACATCATCCTGTCTTTAATAATAGTTGTGGCTTCATTTAATCTCATGGGTTCGTTGGCGATGAGCATCGTCGAGAAGAAACGTGACATTGGAATTCTGCAAACACTTGGAATGACTTCAAGGAGAATTAAGAAAGCGTTTATCTATGAGGGTTTATTAGTTGGCATTATCGGCACAACATTAGGAATTCTTTTGGGAATTTTTGTATTATATCTCCAAGTGAACTATCAATTATTTGCATTAGATACGAGTGTGTATATCATCCCGGCAATACCTGTCGAGATTCACGCGATTGATTTTCTCTCTGTCGCAGTAGTCTCGTTAGGGCTGAGTTTGCTCTCTGCCTATTATCCAAGTAACAAAATAACTGAATATCAACCGTCGGAATGTATCAGATGGGAATGAATTCACATCATCCATTGTTACGATGCGAAGATTTGCACAAATCTTTTTCCTCGATAGAGGGAAAGGAGGGAGGATTGCATGTCCTCAAGGGTATCAATTTGACCATTGAACAGGGTGAAATGACTGCAATCGTTGGCGCTTCCGGCTCAGGGAAAAGCACGTTGTTGCACATCCTTGGTGGAATTGACACTCCAACAAATGGAAAAGTGTTTTGGCAAGAAACTGAACTCAGTACGCTGAAAAAAGATGAATTGACAACAAGGCGCGGAAAGTTTATAGGATTTGTATTTCAATTTCACCATTTGTTGAACGAATTTACAGCAATAGAAAATGTAATGCTCCCGATGCTTGTAGCCGGAGAAAAAACTTCAGTTGCAAAGAACAATGCAAATGAAATTTTGAAGCAACTCGAACTTAGTAGTCGCACGAATCATAAACCGAATGAATTATCCGGCGGTGAACAACAACGGGTTGCTATCGGTCGGGCGATTGCAAATACTCCGCTTGTCATCCTTGCCGATGAACCAACCGGTAATCTTGATTCAGTTAGTAGTTTGTTGATTTATGATATCCTGAAGCGATTGAATCAGGAACAAGGCATGACAGTAATTGTAGTGACACACAATGAGCAATTATCGAAAGACTGTAAGAAAACCTACAAAATGTTTGATGGTCAACTACAATTACTTTGAACTAACGACGAATTTTTCTAAATTAAACCGAAAGAAAATATTATGGCAAAAGCAGAACAAAAGAAAATAAAAAGCAGTAAATCAATTATCTTCCCATTAGAGAAGCAAAATTACATTATCCTGGCGATTGGGTTAATCGTCATCATCGTTGGATATTTTGCTCTTGCATCGAACGGCGTGGAAGGATTTATGCCGTTAGTCGTTGCTCCTATTTTACTTGTACTTGGTTATTGTGTGATTATTCCATTCGGAATCCTGTACAAAGTGAAAGAGAAGCAGGACGTAGCAACCACACAATCCTAACTCATATTTAAAACTCCAACACAATCGAATCTAAACATGGTAAAAAGAAACTCGTTTGTGTAGGATAATAAAGATTATGTAAAGTTAATTCAATGCAATCCGTAAGATTGTAACAATTGATTATTTGATACTTCGATGATATTGTTTATCGAAAGTGTTCCTCCCTTTTTGACCTGACCTATTTCGGAATAATTTATTCTGTGTGTTTCGAAGATTGTCTTTATTTCTTCCAACATTCCTTTCTTACAAGAAATGACTACTCGTGATTGGTCCTCAGTAAACAAGTATAAATCATTTCGTATCTCTGAGTTATAATTAATTACAGCACCTAAGTCCTGATGATTCATACACATTTCTGCTAATGTTATACCTAAACCACCATCACTGACATCATGACAGGAACGTATCAACTTTTTATGAATCAATTCAAGCAAGCACGATTGCAATTGCAATTCCTCATGTAAGTTAATAGTGGGTGAATCACCGGTGATTTGATTGTGGATGTGTGCAAGATATTCTGACCCGCCGATATGGCCAATTGTCGTTCCTACAAGTACAATTACATCGCCATCTTCTACAAATGAATTCGGAATTATATTCCGTACATCCGAAATTTCACCTAACATACCGATAACCGGAGTCGGAAAAATCGGTGAACCGTTGTGTTCATTATAAAAACTGACATTACCACCGGTAACAGGAGTTTCGAGTGCTTCACAGGCTTCTTTTATACCTCTGATTGACTCTCTGAACTGCCAATAAACTTCCGGGTCGTATGGATTTCCAAAATTCAGGCAATTCGTAATCGCAATTGGTTTCGCGCCAACACAGACCACATTTCTTGCCGCCTCTGCTACAGCAATCTTTGCGCCTTCATAAGGATTTAGATAAACATACCGAGGATTGCAGTCAGTCTTTACAGCGATTGCTTTGTTTGTTCCTTTGATTCGAATTACAGCCGCGTCGGTTATACCTTCAATTTGTATTGTATTCGTTCTCACCATTGAATCGTACTGCTCCGTTGCCCAACGTTTAGAACGAATGTTTGGAGAACTCAACAATTTCAACAGACATTCATTATAGTCATCCGGTTCAGAAATAGTGTTTTGGTTGAACATTCGTGTCTGTTTGATGTACTCAGGTTCTCTTGATTCACGAATGTAAACGGGCGCACCGCCGCCAAGCACAAGTCCTTGCGCAGGAATGTCAACAACAAGACTTCCATCCTTCCACATTTTGATTCTGTCTTGTGCTACAACTTTTCCTATAACTTTACAATGTAAGTCCCATTTGGAGAAAATAGTTTCAATTTGTGTTTGATGTTCAGGTTTAGCGACAAGCAACATTCGCTCCTGAGATTCAGAAAGAAGAATTTCGTACGCAGTCATATTCTTTTCGCGCAATGGAACTTCATCTAAGTTGATTACCATTCCTGAGTTACCTCGTGCACTCATCTCTGAAACCGAGCAGGTAATTCCTGCCGCACCCATATCCTGAATTCCAACGACATAGCCGTGTTTGATAACTTCAAGTGTGGCTTCGAGTAAAAGTTTTTCTGTAAATGGGTCACCTACCTGCACATTCGGACGTTTATGCTCTGATTCATCAGATAATTCTTCAGAAGCGAAAGTTGCACCATGAATACCGTCCCTGCCGGTAGCAGAACCTACTATCATCACAATATTCCCTTCGCCCTTTGCAACCGCCTTTGCTATTTCATCGTGCTTGACGATACCAACAGCCATTGCATTAACAAGTGGGTTCTCGTTGTAACATTCATCAAAGAAAATATCTCCCGCAATAGTTGGAACGCCGAAGCTATTTCCATAATCACCAATACCTTTGACGATTCCTTTCATCAAATATTGAGTGCGTGCAATTTCGGGATTTCCGAATCGTAAAGAATCTAACGCGGCAATGGGTCTTGCACCCATGGTGAAAATATCACGCATGATTCCACCAACACCGGTAGCCGCCCCTTGATACGGTTCCACTGCAGATGGATGATTGTGGCTCTCGATTTTAAACGCAATTGCCAATCCATCTCCAATATCAACCAAACCGGCATTTTCTTCCCCTGCCTCAACAAGAAGTCGCTTTCCCTTTCGTGGCAGTTTCTTTAATTCTGCAATCGAGTTCTTGTAACTGCAATGCTCACTCCACATTACGCTGTACATTCCAAGTTCTGTGTAATTCGGTTCACGACCGATGAGTTCAATAATTTTATTATACTCATCATTTGTCAAACCAAATTCAATGGCAACGTCTCGTAAATTCTGATTTGTGTCTTTCATTCTTATTCAACTGATTCTAAATGTATAAGTGTCTGTCCTTTTTCAACCCGAGAACTCTTTTCAACATCGATTTTCTTAACACGTGCTTTCACCTGAGATCGAATTTCATTTTCCATTTTCATCGCTTCGAGTATTATCAACCCTGTACCGGGAGCAATCACATCACCGACATGAACTTCAACTGCAACTACCAGTCCCGGCATAGGCGCTTTAATTGTCAATTCATGCTTGCTTGTACTTTGTTTTTGCATCTGTGCAAGAAGAATGGCTTTCTCATCCAGCAATGTCACCGGAATTCTATAGTTCTTTAACCAGACCTCGTATTGATTATCGGCTACTTTCTTTACCAGTGTTTTGCTTTGCTTTAATGTTTGCATGTTCAATGATTTCTCATTGACTTTTATCAAACCATTCCCATGTTCCTCAATAAGGAACTCCTTCGAGTGAACCTGTATTTTGTATTTCTTCATCTTAATGCAAACTTTCTTTTCGTTGTAACTTCCAACTTGATGAAGTAAACTGTCTCTCCTGTCGAAGTACTGAGTTTGGAGTTTTGTGTTTTGAATGAAGAAGAGATGCTAACGCCGCTTGCTCTAAAATGTTATCAGGAATAGTTAAGTCCCGTTCTTTAAGAAAATGATTTGCAATAAAGTGTGTATCAAATTCTCCGTTCTGAAACTTGGGATGATTCATGAGCCACTGACAGAAAGGAATGTTTGTCTCAACGCCAAACAATTCATAATCATCAAGAACACGCTTCATCCGATTCAATGCTTCGTTTCTGTCTTTTCCAAAAGTAATGATTTTTGAAAGTAACGGGTCGTAATACGGAAGAACTTCAGAGCCGGTTTCCACTCCCCTATCTTCCCGTACACCTAAACCAAGACTTGGTTTGAGCCATTGTATTGTTCCAGTAGATGGAAAGAAATCGTTTTGTGGGTCTTCAGCATAAATTCTACATTCAATCGCATGTCCGTGAAACGACACATCTTGTTGTCGAAATGACAAACGATTTCCTTCGGCGATTCTGATTTGCTCTGCAACAAGGTCAATTCCTGTTCTCAATTCAGTTACCGGATGTTCAACCTGCAATCGTGTGTTTACTTCCATGAAATAGAAGTTGCCATTACAATCAAGGAGAAATTCCACTGTGCCGGCATTGACGTATTTGGCTTGCTTCATGAGTGAAACAGCCGCGTCAGTTATCTGATTTCTCAGTGTTTGGCTAATTGCAATTGAAGGAGATTCTTCAATTATCTTTTGATGCCTTCTCTGAATCGAACATTCACGTTCTCCAAGATGAACGACATTTCCAAAACTATCAGCAAGGATTTGAACCTCAATGTGTCGGGGATTCTCAATATACTTTTCGATAAAGATTCGGTCGTCATCAAACGAAGAAGCCGCTTCAGAACGCGCTTGCTTGAGAGAACTCTCCAAGTCACTTTCTTGTCTGACAATCCTCATTCCTTTTCCGCCGCCGCCGCCTGCCGCTTTCAGCAAGACAGGATATGTTATCTCCGATGATATTCTTTTTGCTTCTGAAATATCTGTTATCGAGTCTGTCGTTCCGGGAGCAATAGGTACTCCTGCTGACAATGCAAGTTTACGGGCAAGTGTTTTATCACCCAAGAGATTCATTGATTCAGAATTCGGACCGATAAAAATAATTCCGTTCGCTGTTATCGCATCTACAAAATCCGAATTCTCTGAAAGAAAACCGTAGCCCGGATGTATTGCATCTGCCTGAGAGTTCTTTGCAACCTCTACAATCTTTTCGATAATCAAGTAACTTTCTTTTGCCGGAGGTGGACCAAGCAAATATGCTTCGTCTGCCAGATAGACGTGTGGAGCAGTTTTGTCCGCTTCTGAATATACAGCGACCGTTTGAATACCAAGTTCCTTGCAAGTTCGCATCACCCGAATGGCAATCTCTCCCCTGTTCGCTATTAGTATTTTTTTGATTCGTTGAATCATCTATGCTAATTCCACAATCGTTACTCCCATGCCGCCTTCGTTCCATTCGCCGAGTCGTGAAGACTTGACACGAGTATCATTCTTCAAATATTCCGCAACTCGCTTACGCAATGCCCCGGTTCCTTTCCCATGAATAATGTCAACACGATGTAAACCTGTTAAGATGGCTTCATCAAAGAATTTATCAATTGCTTCTACTGCTTCATCTCCGTACATACCGCGCAAATCAAGTTCTTGTTTTACTTCACGTTTTTCTTCCTTGAGCGATGGTTTACTTTTTAATGTTGCCTTGTGTTCGGCGGGTCTCAGTTCACGCCGGTGAACCTTTACTTTTAAATCTCCCATCAAAACAAGAAAGTTGTCTTTATCAACAACATCTAGTATTTCCCCCGTTGAATTTGTCCGTTTCAGTCGAACGGATTGGCCCACTGCAAATGGAGAATCTACGGTTTGCTCTACTTCAAGTGTATCTTCTAACGTGTCCATTTCAACTGAAAGAGATTTGATCTCAGTCTTCGCAGTCTTCACTATTTCCTTTTGGGCTGACTGTTCCTTTATCTCTTTAACAACTCGTTCTACAGTTGAATGTGCCTTACTGACAATCTCTTTCGCTTCAGTCACTGCTTGAGATTTTATCTGCTTTATTTCTTTTTGTAGCGAATCAATCTTCGCCTGATAAGAAATCCTCAGACCTTCCAACTTATCTTTCTCTTGCCGAACCTCTTGAAGTTCTTTCGTTAACTGTTGAGAGTGTCTCTCTAATTCAGCAATTAGTTGCTCAAGATTGTAGGACTTATTTCCAAGAAACTCTTTGGCTCTTGCAATCAAACTTTCGGCAAGAGACATTCGTTGTGCCATCTCGATTGCATAACTGCTTCCTGGAACTCCATAACGGAAACGATATGTTGGTTGTAATGTGGCTTGGTCAAACTCCATTGCGGCATTTTCAATGTGTGGAGTTTCATACGCAAACACTTTGAGCGAACCGTGGTGAGTTGTTGCAATCGTTAAACAACCAAGGTTTGTTAATCGCTCTAGCACAGCCGCAGATAAAGCAGAACCCTCGACCGGGTCTGTGCCGGAACCTATTTCATCAATTAACACAAGGCTACAATCGTTTGCATTCTCAATAATTTGATGGAGATTTTTCAAGTGCGAACTGAAACTACTCAAATCGTTTTCGATAGATTGCTCATCTCCGATATCAACAAAAATATCACTGAAAATCGGAATCTCACTCTCGCCAAACGCCGAGACATGGCATCCTGCCTGCACCATCAAGCAAAGTAAGCCAACGGATTTTAACGCAACACTCTTCCCTCCCGCGTTCGGTCCTGTTATGATAACTGTTCTGACATTCTCACTAATCTCGAAATTGAGAGGAACGATATCTTTCAGTTTATGCCGTTGAAATAACAGCGGGTGTCGGGCGTTCATTAACTTCAATGAACCATGCGGTTTTACAATTGGTTCGTTTCCTAATATTTCAAGTGAATATTTTGCTTTCGCCTGAACAAAATCTATCAAACCAAGAATTTCAAGATTGAATAAAAGTGCGTCCCGACATTCTCTCACCTGCTCAGTCAATGCCTTGAGTATTTTTTCGATTTCTCTTAATTCTTGAAATTGGAGAGTTCTGATTTCATTGTTCAACTCCAATGTTTCAGTTGGTTCGATGAATACCGTTGCTCCGCTTGCCGATGAACTATGAATGAATCCCGGAACTTTATTCTTATGCTCGATTTTAATTGGGATGACCATCCTGCCATCCCTTGAAGTAATCAATTCTTCCTGAAGCCAATCCTTAGCAGAAATAGTTTTGACTAACGACTCTAATTTGTTCCTTAATCCTCCTGACTTGTCTGTAATTTGTCTCCGAATTGTTTGAAGTTCTTTCGTTGCAGAATCCTTCACGACACCACTTTCATCAATCGCACTGTTGATATTGTATTCAAGAATTTTATTCAGGTAAAGTTTGCTAACCTGCTCAAACAAAAGTGGAAACTGAGTTTTAATTCGACTGAAAAACGTATAGCATTTTTTTGATGTGTCAAGAAGCAATGCAATTTTTCTTAACTCATCAGCGGGGAGAGCAAAATTCTCGATTGAAGTTCTGTGCAGACCGATTCGCACATCTGGGATGGAATCTAAGGGCGGGTACCCTACTCCTTCAAGGAGTCGTTTCATTTCTGAAACTAAGGAGAGTTGATAACGGATTTCATCAAGCGATGAGAGCGGGGAAAGTTTTTCAACATGTTCTCGTCCGAGGTCGGACGTTGTATAACGCGAAATGTGCGCTATGACTTTATCTAATTCGAGTTTCGAAAACGAATTGAGATGTTCTCGCATCGCTGAGTTACTTCGTTCCCTTCAGTTCTTCGATGAACTCTGCTGTCTTGGGTAACCACTTCATCGTGTAATTGATGACCTGAGGAGCAAAGTCAATAAATTTGTCATACATCAACGATTCATTCTTGGCTTGTTCATCAATTACTTCCATGCGTGAAAAAAGAATCAACAACAAACTGACTGACACAGCGCCTTGGAATGCTCCGATAAATCCACCCGCGAACCGAGATGTCGTTTTGATAGTTTTGTTCTTGTCCGTTCCTAACATTCTGTAAATGATGTTTAACGAAACAATGAATACGATAAAAACAGCCGCAAAAGCAAGTATTCTTGATATTTCAGTTGAAAATTCAAACCAAGCGGAAAACCAATCGCCAACGATTGGATAGAGCAAAAGCGACGCTGACAATCCACCAAGAAATCCTAATACACCATATAATTTTCTGAAGAAACCATCCTTAAAACCTAAGGCAATGGAGATGATGAGTCCGGCGATTATGAAAATATCAACCATATCAATTATTGTGGAGAGAGTAAACTTTTGACAGTCTCCTGGATTAACTTACCGTCAGCCTTCCCTTTTAATTCTTTCATGACGGGACCCATTACATTTCCGAAATCCTTGTCCGATGTTGCGCCAACTTCTGCAATTACTTTCTTCACAAGTTCTTTAACATCTTCAGGGGATAATTGTTTAGGAAGATACTCTTGAATTACTTGCAACTCTGCTTCTTCTTGTTGTGCTAAATCGTTACGATTGTTGTTCTTGTACACTTCAATTGCTTCTTTACGTTTCTTTCCGGCTACCATTACAACAGCGAGTTCGTCTTCCGTTGTCATTCCTCCTGTCGGACGTTTCTCGACCTGTTTTTCTAATAATCCTGCACGCAACGTACGAAGAGTCTCCATACGTGTTTTATCTCCGGCTTTCATTGCCGTTTTCAAATCTTCTGAAATTTTATCAAGCATTGACATTTGTCCGTCATTTATAGGTTATGAAAATATAAAAAAATCGAAAAGAATATAGGAGAGAATCGGGAGATAATCAAAATCATAAAGCGAAGTAGATTATGAAATAATTCTCTTTTTCAACATACATCGAAGATGGAAAGGAGTAATGAATGTTTGGAGTATTCGAGTAGCATTTTTACAAATATATTCTTCTAAATAACTCCAACGCTCCAACATTCCAAACATTCTTTAGATGCAGCTATGGCTTCACGACAGTCACCACCGGCGGGTTAGCCGCACTAACGATGATGGTGTACGATTTATCTTCTTCTGCTGTGAAGTGCGTTGTCCCCGATTGAGAAATGCCCTCTACTTTCGCGTCTACTTCATAAATGTATGGAGAAAGATCAATATATCCGGTGGAACTGTTTCCGGCGATATCATTGAGGTTGATGGTGTTTGCCTGCGTCCGTTTCAGTTGGACATCAATAACCTCCGAGCGTTGGTTCGAGACACGAACTTTCGGCGGCTCGGTGGTGCAGGATGAAAGAATAAATAGAAGTGATGCAAAAATGGAAAAGCGAAAAAATGAATTCATGGAAGTGTACCCTATACTGTTTGTGTTTTCATGTGCCGTAAATATAAGGCATTG from Ignavibacteriota bacterium includes:
- a CDS encoding ABC transporter permease, which gives rise to MQPVELFLASRYLFAKRSVRFVNIITIISIGGITIGVAALLIVLSVFNGFSGIVTKVLVGFDPHVRIEKSGGFDSTQYSNIERAVHSLPQVIASAPVLSGKAMIITKNRNVVVIVRGVDEQKVSTVSGLNSSIIAGELKFNPSSEVGGMVIGLTLAEQLGCMVGEEVTVVSPGDFEAMFQTIATPEFKSFRITGIFLSNNKEYDANYAYVSLPWAQSLFNVGGQIHALEARLTNFEDAEFVKNELSKKLPSDIQISTWQDLHLDLYFVMMLERWAGYIILSLIIVVASFNLMGSLAMSIVEKKRDIGILQTLGMTSRRIKKAFIYEGLLVGIIGTTLGILLGIFVLYLQVNYQLFALDTSVYIIPAIPVEIHAIDFLSVAVVSLGLSLLSAYYPSNKITEYQPSECIRWE
- the accC gene encoding acetyl-CoA carboxylase biotin carboxylase subunit, with product MKKILIANRGEIAIRVMRTCKELGIQTVAVYSEADKTAPHVYLADEAYLLGPPPAKESYLIIEKIVEVAKNSQADAIHPGYGFLSENSDFVDAITANGIIFIGPNSESMNLLGDKTLARKLALSAGVPIAPGTTDSITDISEAKRISSEITYPVLLKAAGGGGGKGMRIVRQESDLESSLKQARSEAASSFDDDRIFIEKYIENPRHIEVQILADSFGNVVHLGERECSIQRRHQKIIEESPSIAISQTLRNQITDAAVSLMKQAKYVNAGTVEFLLDCNGNFYFMEVNTRLQVEHPVTELRTGIDLVAEQIRIAEGNRLSFRQQDVSFHGHAIECRIYAEDPQNDFFPSTGTIQWLKPSLGLGVREDRGVETGSEVLPYYDPLLSKIITFGKDRNEALNRMKRVLDDYELFGVETNIPFCQWLMNHPKFQNGEFDTHFIANHFLKERDLTIPDNILEQAALASLLHSKHKTPNSVLRQERQFTSSSWKLQRKESLH
- a CDS encoding acetyl-CoA carboxylase biotin carboxyl carrier protein subunit — translated: MKKYKIQVHSKEFLIEEHGNGLIKVNEKSLNMQTLKQSKTLVKKVADNQYEVWLKNYRIPVTLLDEKAILLAQMQKQSTSKHELTIKAPMPGLVVAVEVHVGDVIAPGTGLIILEAMKMENEIRSQVKARVKKIDVEKSSRVEKGQTLIHLESVE
- a CDS encoding GatB/YqeY domain-containing protein, coding for MSMLDKISEDLKTAMKAGDKTRMETLRTLRAGLLEKQVEKRPTGGMTTEDELAVVMVAGKKRKEAIEVYKNNNRNDLAQQEEAELQVIQEYLPKQLSPEDVKELVKKVIAEVGATSDKDFGNVMGPVMKELKGKADGKLIQETVKSLLSPQ
- a CDS encoding endonuclease MutS2, translating into MREHLNSFSKLELDKVIAHISRYTTSDLGREHVEKLSPLSSLDEIRYQLSLVSEMKRLLEGVGYPPLDSIPDVRIGLHRTSIENFALPADELRKIALLLDTSKKCYTFFSRIKTQFPLLFEQVSKLYLNKILEYNINSAIDESGVVKDSATKELQTIRRQITDKSGGLRNKLESLVKTISAKDWLQEELITSRDGRMVIPIKIEHKNKVPGFIHSSSASGATVFIEPTETLELNNEIRTLQFQELREIEKILKALTEQVRECRDALLFNLEILGLIDFVQAKAKYSLEILGNEPIVKPHGSLKLMNARHPLLFQRHKLKDIVPLNFEISENVRTVIITGPNAGGKSVALKSVGLLCLMVQAGCHVSAFGESEIPIFSDIFVDIGDEQSIENDLSSFSSHLKNLHQIIENANDCSLVLIDEIGSGTDPVEGSALSAAVLERLTNLGCLTIATTHHGSLKVFAYETPHIENAAMEFDQATLQPTYRFRYGVPGSSYAIEMAQRMSLAESLIARAKEFLGNKSYNLEQLIAELERHSQQLTKELQEVRQEKDKLEGLRISYQAKIDSLQKEIKQIKSQAVTEAKEIVSKAHSTVERVVKEIKEQSAQKEIVKTAKTEIKSLSVEMDTLEDTLEVEQTVDSPFAVGQSVRLKRTNSTGEILDVVDKDNFLVLMGDLKVKVHRRELRPAEHKATLKSKPSLKEEKREVKQELDLRGMYGDEAVEAIDKFFDEAILTGLHRVDIIHGKGTGALRKRVAEYLKNDTRVKSSRLGEWNEGGMGVTIVELA
- a CDS encoding CvpA family protein; translation: MVDIFIIAGLIISIALGFKDGFFRKLYGVLGFLGGLSASLLLYPIVGDWFSAWFEFSTEISRILAFAAVFIVFIVSLNIIYRMLGTDKNKTIKTTSRFAGGFIGAFQGAVSVSLLLILFSRMEVIDEQAKNESLMYDKFIDFAPQVINYTMKWLPKTAEFIEELKGTK
- a CDS encoding ABC transporter ATP-binding protein; translation: MNSHHPLLRCEDLHKSFSSIEGKEGGLHVLKGINLTIEQGEMTAIVGASGSGKSTLLHILGGIDTPTNGKVFWQETELSTLKKDELTTRRGKFIGFVFQFHHLLNEFTAIENVMLPMLVAGEKTSVAKNNANEILKQLELSSRTNHKPNELSGGEQQRVAIGRAIANTPLVILADEPTGNLDSVSSLLIYDILKRLNQEQGMTVIVVTHNEQLSKDCKKTYKMFDGQLQLL
- the purL gene encoding phosphoribosylformylglycinamidine synthase subunit PurL, encoding MKDTNQNLRDVAIEFGLTNDEYNKIIELIGREPNYTELGMYSVMWSEHCSYKNSIAELKKLPRKGKRLLVEAGEENAGLVDIGDGLAIAFKIESHNHPSAVEPYQGAATGVGGIMRDIFTMGARPIAALDSLRFGNPEIARTQYLMKGIVKGIGDYGNSFGVPTIAGDIFFDECYNENPLVNAMAVGIVKHDEIAKAVAKGEGNIVMIVGSATGRDGIHGATFASEELSDESEHKRPNVQVGDPFTEKLLLEATLEVIKHGYVVGIQDMGAAGITCSVSEMSARGNSGMVINLDEVPLREKNMTAYEILLSESQERMLLVAKPEHQTQIETIFSKWDLHCKVIGKVVAQDRIKMWKDGSLVVDIPAQGLVLGGGAPVYIRESREPEYIKQTRMFNQNTISEPDDYNECLLKLLSSPNIRSKRWATEQYDSMVRTNTIQIEGITDAAVIRIKGTNKAIAVKTDCNPRYVYLNPYEGAKIAVAEAARNVVCVGAKPIAITNCLNFGNPYDPEVYWQFRESIRGIKEACEALETPVTGGNVSFYNEHNGSPIFPTPVIGMLGEISDVRNIIPNSFVEDGDVIVLVGTTIGHIGGSEYLAHIHNQITGDSPTINLHEELQLQSCLLELIHKKLIRSCHDVSDGGLGITLAEMCMNHQDLGAVINYNSEIRNDLYLFTEDQSRVVISCKKGMLEEIKTIFETHRINYSEIGQVKKGGTLSINNIIEVSNNQLLQSYGLH